The Brassica napus cultivar Da-Ae chromosome C7, Da-Ae, whole genome shotgun sequence genome has a segment encoding these proteins:
- the LOC106426510 gene encoding protein RGF1 INDUCIBLE TRANSCRIPTION FACTOR 1: MVREGQDEEEEMMMMVAATTKPAWLEGLIGETFFSSCGIHESRRKSEKNVFCLLCCLSVCPHCLPSHRSHPLLQVRRYVYHDVVRLSDLEKLIDCSYVQPYTINGAKVIFINQRPQSRAKVSSNVCFTCDRILQEPFHFCSLSCKVDYLVYQGDDLSSILYRIDESDFTFASMRMDGHDQFGEISTMEDDADDIMVISDQSEQGNNSNKKEKKKKKKKESNYFPGMVLSLGSRRKGAPHRAPFS; this comes from the exons ATGGTGAGAGAAGGTCAAgacgaggaggaggagatgatgatgatggtggcggCGACGACTAAACCTGCATGGCTTGAAGGATTAATTGGGGAAACTTTCTTCTCGAGCTGTGGGATCCATGAGAGTCGCCGTAAAAGCGAGAAGAACGTCTTTTGCTTGCTCTGTTGTCTCAGTGTTTGTCCTCACTGCCTCCCTTCGCATCGCTCCCATCCTCTTCTTCAG GTGAGACGATACGTATACCACGATGTCGTTCGGCTGAGTGATCTTGAGAAGCTCATAGATTGCTCATATGTTCAG CCATATACAATTAATGGAGCTAAAGTGATATTCATAAACCAAAGACCACAATCAAGAGCCAAGGTCTCATCAAATGTTTGCTTCACTTGTGATAGAATCCTTCAAGAACCATTCCACTTTTGTTCTCTCTCTTGCAAG gTGGATTACTTAGTTTATCAAGGAGATGATCTATCAAGCATTCTCTATAGAATCGATGAATCGGATTTCACGTTTGCAAGTATGAGAATGGACGGACACGATCAGTTTGGAGAGATATCAACAATGGAGGACGATGCCGACGATATTATGGTAATCTCAGATCAATCGGAGCAAGGTAACAATAgtaataagaaagagaaaaagaaaaagaagaagaaagagagcaaTTACTTTCCCGGAATGGTTCTTTCACTTGGCAGCAGAAGAAAAGGTGCTCCTCATAGGGCTCCTTTCTCATAA
- the LOC106426491 gene encoding uncharacterized protein LOC106426491, with amino-acid sequence MDPNKNSSNYTQNSSNYPFNYPNFPNPNNYPFQNQLPNQSQNIPNYSFPPSFFMPSAVPNYHPYYGSPMSYSSQPPAYSSTPTDNEIAQNVGATEFPEFSTQVTLGGVSEANEATPRADTSTPATRKSVKWTTEQNLVLLSGWIKHGTDSVVGRNQRSESFWGKIAEYCNEHCSFDPPRGRVSCRNHYNYMNQKLGKWIGAYDSAKRMQQSGWSEQERETDVEEREDDVKGVVC; translated from the coding sequence ATGGATCCCAACAAAAACTCTTCTAATTATACCCAAAACTCTTCAAACTATCCTTTCAACTACCCAAATTTCCCAAATCCCAACAACTACCCATTTCAAAATCAACTTCCCAATCAATCCCAAAACATTCCAAATTACAGTTTTCCACCAAGTTTCTTCATGCCATCAGCTGTTCCAAACTATCATCCATATTATGGTTCGCCGATGTCATATTCTTCTCAACCACCCGCTTATTCTTCTACTCCGACGGATAATGAAATTGCTCAAAATGTTGGAGCAACTGAATTTCCCGAATTTTCTACACAGGTGACTCTTGGTGGTGTAAGTGAAGCTAATGAAGCCACTCCTCGTGCAGACACTTCAACCCCTGCTACCCGGAAAAGCGTCAAATGGACCACCGAGCAGAATTTGGTGCTACTGAGTGGGTGGATCAAACATGGAACAGACAGCGTTGTTGGTAGAAACCAGAGAAGCGAATCATTTTGGGGTAAAATTGCTGAATATTGTAATGAGCATTGCTCATTTGATCCTCCGCGTGGTAGAGTATCGTGTAGAAATCATTACAATTACATGAACCAAAAATTGGGAAAATGGATTGGTGCTTACGATAGCGCTAAACGTATGCAACAAAGTGGGTGGTCGGAGCAAGAGAGAGAAACTGATgtggaagaaagagaagatgatgtgaAGGGTGTTGTGTGTTGA